The Micromonospora sp. Llam0 genome includes a window with the following:
- a CDS encoding RICIN domain-containing protein yields MKSVSAARPDAPPRRGWRSVVAAAAAVVMTAGTLITVNAAPAAAATVDTSAWYVLVNRNSGKALDVYGLATDDGARISQWTRNDGNQQQWQFVDSGGGYYRLKSRLSGKVLDVYEWSTANGAAIVQWTDHNGTNQQWRLADSDGGHVRLISRHSNKALEVQGASTADGGNIVQYDDWGGANQQWQLVRVDGGGDPPPPGDSGCGTAPTLSSGTHTIQSNGQNRQFILRVPANYNSNNPYRLIFAFHWRGGTMQDISSGGTSGAAWSYYGQQEQSNNSAILVAPQGFGNGWANNGGEDVRFVDDMIRRIESGLCVNPRQRFALGFSWGGGMSYALACARADVFRAVAVISGAQISGCSGGSQPIAYFGLHGISDNVLSIGQGRSLRDTFVRNNGCTFQNPPEPGAGSRTHITTAYSGCRAGYPVQWAAFDNGHMPGPVDGTYAESGVTTWTKGEIWRFFAQFS; encoded by the coding sequence ATGAAGTCTGTCAGTGCAGCGCGTCCGGATGCTCCGCCGAGACGTGGTTGGCGGTCGGTGGTGGCCGCAGCAGCCGCCGTGGTCATGACGGCGGGCACGCTCATTACCGTGAACGCGGCGCCCGCCGCCGCGGCCACGGTGGACACCAGCGCGTGGTACGTGCTGGTCAACCGCAACAGCGGCAAGGCATTGGACGTGTACGGGTTGGCCACCGACGACGGGGCCCGGATCAGCCAGTGGACCCGCAACGACGGCAACCAGCAGCAGTGGCAGTTCGTCGACTCCGGCGGCGGCTACTACCGGCTCAAGTCCCGCCTGTCCGGCAAGGTTCTCGACGTCTACGAGTGGTCCACCGCCAACGGCGCGGCCATCGTGCAGTGGACCGACCACAACGGCACCAACCAGCAGTGGCGCCTCGCCGACTCCGACGGCGGTCACGTCCGACTGATCAGCCGACACAGCAACAAGGCCCTCGAAGTCCAGGGCGCCTCGACCGCCGACGGCGGCAACATCGTCCAGTACGACGACTGGGGCGGCGCCAACCAGCAGTGGCAGCTGGTCCGCGTCGACGGCGGCGGTGACCCGCCGCCACCGGGCGACAGCGGGTGCGGCACGGCCCCGACGCTGTCCAGCGGCACCCACACGATCCAGAGCAACGGCCAGAACCGCCAGTTCATCCTGCGGGTGCCGGCCAACTACAACAGCAACAACCCGTACCGGCTGATCTTTGCGTTCCACTGGCGCGGCGGCACCATGCAGGACATCTCGTCCGGCGGCACCAGCGGGGCCGCCTGGTCCTACTACGGCCAGCAGGAACAGTCGAACAACAGCGCGATCCTGGTCGCACCCCAGGGATTCGGCAACGGCTGGGCGAACAACGGCGGTGAGGACGTCAGGTTCGTCGACGACATGATCAGGCGGATCGAGAGTGGCCTCTGTGTCAACCCGCGACAGCGCTTCGCGCTCGGCTTCAGCTGGGGCGGCGGCATGAGCTACGCCCTGGCCTGCGCGCGGGCCGATGTCTTCCGGGCCGTCGCGGTCATTTCCGGGGCGCAGATCAGCGGGTGCAGCGGCGGTAGCCAGCCGATCGCGTACTTCGGGCTGCACGGCATCTCGGACAACGTCCTCAGTATCGGCCAGGGCCGTTCGCTACGTGACACCTTCGTCCGCAACAACGGATGTACCTTCCAGAACCCGCCGGAGCCGGGTGCCGGCAGCCGTACCCACATCACCACGGCGTACTCGGGATGCCGGGCCGGGTATCCGGTGCAGTGGGCGGCGTTCGACAACGGGCACATGCCGGGCCCGGTGGACGGGACGTACGCCGAGAGCGGCGTGACGACCTGGACCAAGGGCGAGATCTGGCGCTTCTTCGCACAGTTCTCCTGA